Proteins encoded in a region of the Clostridium beijerinckii genome:
- a CDS encoding response regulator transcription factor, whose protein sequence is METILVVEDELSIRSFICLNLRKKKYEVLEAENGEEALSIFNNRKIDIVLLDLMLPGIDGFEVCQKIRDISQYVGIIMLTARSQEEDRVKGLVEGADDYLLKPFSMVELEARIISLARRLNHVYSKKESSVIKSGPFELDVINKKVSRLGKDIKVTPTEYCLLQFLINNKNKVFTRNDILDEVWGINYVGDEKVVDVNIRRIRRKIENDPSAPEYLRTDWGYGYLWKE, encoded by the coding sequence ATGGAAACAATTCTTGTCGTTGAGGATGAACTGTCTATTAGAAGTTTTATATGCCTAAATTTAAGAAAGAAAAAGTACGAAGTTCTAGAAGCTGAGAATGGAGAAGAGGCCTTATCTATTTTTAATAATAGAAAGATTGATATTGTCTTATTAGATTTAATGCTCCCAGGAATTGATGGATTTGAGGTGTGTCAGAAAATTAGAGATATAAGTCAATATGTTGGAATTATTATGCTAACGGCACGATCTCAGGAAGAAGATAGAGTAAAAGGGCTTGTAGAAGGGGCTGACGATTACTTACTAAAACCATTTAGCATGGTTGAGCTAGAGGCAAGAATTATTTCGTTAGCACGAAGGTTGAATCATGTATATTCAAAGAAAGAAAGTTCAGTTATTAAATCAGGACCATTTGAGCTTGATGTAATAAATAAAAAAGTATCTCGACTTGGAAAGGATATCAAAGTAACTCCAACAGAATATTGCTTGCTTCAATTTTTAATAAATAATAAGAATAAGGTATTTACACGAAATGATATTTTGGATGAAGTTTGGGGAATAAATTATGTTGGTGATGAAAAAGTTGTCGATGTAAATATAAGACGTATACGAAGGAAAATAGAGAATGATCCATCAGCTCCAGAGTATTTACGCACGGATTGGGGATATGGGTACTTGTGGAAGGAGTGA
- a CDS encoding EFR1 family ferrodoxin (N-terminal region resembles flavodoxins. C-terminal ferrodoxin region binds two 4Fe-4S clusters.), with protein sequence METTIYYFTGTGNSLKIAKDLSENITNCRLVRICKRNMNINEVTSKRVGFVFPVYYRGLPKIVAKFIKNLEVNSGKYFFAVANFGSYAALTFEQIDAILRRKGKSLSANFSVEMPGNMWFMYYPHPKEDFINRMNNQSKITIDIARMINNNYENNIPVIKNRDKEEKMYRDFNPNNIDENFWVSEKCIGCGICSKVCPAENIEVIETKPSWKHRCEQCLACIHLCPQTAIEFKKDSINKERYKNIFIEMKELF encoded by the coding sequence ATGGAGACAACTATTTATTATTTTACTGGAACAGGAAATTCGCTTAAGATAGCTAAAGATTTAAGTGAAAATATCACCAATTGTCGATTGGTACGTATATGCAAACGTAATATGAATATAAATGAAGTAACGTCTAAAAGGGTAGGATTTGTTTTTCCTGTTTACTATAGAGGGCTTCCTAAAATAGTTGCAAAATTTATAAAAAACTTAGAGGTTAATTCAGGTAAATACTTTTTTGCAGTAGCTAATTTTGGAAGCTATGCAGCATTAACCTTTGAGCAAATTGATGCTATATTAAGACGTAAAGGAAAATCGCTTTCAGCAAATTTTAGTGTTGAAATGCCTGGAAATATGTGGTTTATGTATTATCCTCATCCGAAAGAAGACTTCATTAATCGAATGAATAATCAATCAAAGATAACAATTGATATTGCAAGAATGATTAATAATAACTATGAAAATAATATTCCTGTCATAAAAAACAGAGATAAAGAAGAAAAGATGTATAGAGATTTTAATCCAAATAACATTGACGAAAATTTCTGGGTTAGCGAGAAATGTATAGGCTGTGGCATTTGTTCTAAGGTATGTCCGGCTGAAAATATAGAAGTTATAGAAACAAAACCTTCGTGGAAACACCGATGTGAACAATGTCTAGCATGTATTCACTTATGTCCACAGACAGCAATTGAATTTAAGAAAGATTCAATAAATAAAGAAAGATATAAAAATATATTTATTGAAATGAAGGAGCTCTTTTAA
- a CDS encoding SEC-C metal-binding domain-containing protein, with product MQGRCYYCNKELTERTIKRHAKSCSVMKKSIEEKMNQAKEVREQFIISMKDKYNPSLYCIYVSIDAKLQLQHLDKFIRDIWVECCGHLSAFHIDEEIYHDNSDEQYEMNFYLKDVLNINKKFEYEYDFGSTTYLTLEVVDIIQVPSEFSQVEVIARNNPEEGKFNNSPRDGVCGYIGNKDAEKEYLPGNNKKYKVSNKKPIHNNDAFSDFDYSEQMIENDFLKHHNKFTNSFIHTFFKETYSFDLEELIKPYPKKEICSLAENIGLKLSYNLNKNQVIERYIDEYENYIRNKMHVINDDMYRILLKYIKNNGIISISDNEAENYADKHAFFMNQGMVFPCLKDRKPILLMPEVMQAIVKQSDTLEFRKLMKKNSEIMNIFRGMIKLYGVLCFEDVKGLMKRYDNVEEQILLSILEEGSFYYNNEYYGTIDDDGKIIFVNVEIEDYEEILNNIDNNLDYSMISKDDLISMSNEDYLERSSIGRKFSKEFSSMFLVDKNDAAGTMNMLALDIQYRNSEEILEDIINGIDAKLDKEDEIRVFNIVNKFINNIPLWKYKGATINEKSGNNKTIESKKEVGRNDPCPCQSGKKYKKCCGRNGNVIQLF from the coding sequence GTGCAAGGTAGATGTTATTATTGTAATAAGGAATTAACTGAAAGAACAATTAAAAGACATGCAAAGAGTTGTTCAGTAATGAAAAAATCAATTGAAGAAAAAATGAATCAGGCTAAAGAGGTAAGAGAACAATTCATAATATCCATGAAAGATAAGTATAATCCTAGTTTATATTGTATTTATGTTTCTATAGATGCAAAGTTGCAGCTTCAGCATTTGGACAAATTTATAAGAGATATATGGGTAGAGTGTTGTGGACATTTAAGTGCGTTTCATATTGATGAAGAAATATATCATGATAATAGTGATGAACAATATGAGATGAATTTTTATTTAAAAGATGTATTAAATATTAATAAAAAGTTCGAATATGAATATGATTTTGGCTCAACTACTTATTTGACTTTAGAAGTTGTAGATATAATACAGGTTCCAAGTGAATTTAGCCAGGTAGAAGTTATTGCTAGAAATAATCCAGAAGAAGGTAAGTTTAATAATTCTCCAAGAGATGGGGTTTGTGGGTATATAGGAAATAAAGATGCAGAAAAAGAATACTTGCCTGGAAATAATAAGAAATACAAAGTTAGCAATAAAAAGCCTATACATAACAATGATGCTTTCTCAGATTTTGATTATTCTGAACAAATGATAGAGAATGATTTTTTAAAACATCATAATAAATTTACAAATAGTTTTATACATACGTTTTTTAAGGAGACATATTCTTTTGATCTAGAAGAATTGATCAAGCCATATCCTAAAAAGGAAATTTGTAGTCTAGCAGAAAACATTGGTCTTAAATTATCATATAATTTAAATAAGAATCAGGTAATTGAAAGATATATCGATGAATATGAGAATTATATTAGAAATAAAATGCATGTGATTAATGATGATATGTATAGAATATTATTAAAATACATTAAGAATAATGGAATAATTTCGATTTCTGATAATGAAGCAGAAAACTATGCGGATAAACATGCTTTTTTTATGAATCAAGGGATGGTATTTCCTTGCTTAAAAGATAGAAAACCAATCTTATTAATGCCCGAAGTAATGCAGGCAATTGTTAAGCAAAGTGATACTTTAGAGTTTAGAAAGTTAATGAAGAAAAATAGTGAAATCATGAATATCTTTAGAGGTATGATTAAGTTATATGGTGTTCTTTGTTTTGAAGATGTTAAAGGATTAATGAAAAGATATGACAATGTAGAAGAGCAAATATTGTTATCTATATTAGAAGAAGGATCTTTTTATTATAATAATGAATATTATGGTACAATTGATGATGATGGAAAAATTATATTCGTTAATGTAGAAATAGAGGATTATGAAGAAATATTAAATAATATAGACAACAATTTGGATTATTCTATGATTAGTAAAGATGATCTAATCTCCATGTCTAACGAAGATTATTTGGAAAGAAGTAGTATTGGGAGGAAGTTTTCAAAAGAATTTTCATCTATGTTTTTAGTTGATAAAAATGATGCTGCTGGAACTATGAATATGTTGGCCTTGGATATACAATATAGAAATTCTGAAGAAATACTTGAAGATATAATTAATGGAATAGATGCAAAACTTGACAAGGAAGATGAAATTAGGGTATTTAACATTGTTAATAAATTTATTAATAATATACCATTATGGAAATATAAAGGTGCAACTATAAATGAAAAATCAGGAAATAATAAAACAATTGAAAGCAAAAAAGAGGTTGGAAGAAATGATCCATGCCCATGTCAAAGCGGAAAGAAGTATAAGAAGTGCTGTGGACGTAATGGAAACGTGATTCAATTGTTTTAA
- a CDS encoding GNAT family N-acetyltransferase: protein MFDIKKGLNKFYIGETEENTLAEVILSDTSKDIIKIEHTFVGEKLKGKGAGKLLIRKVVDFAIEENKKIIPVCVFAEKEFDKNKEYESVLYKND from the coding sequence ATGTTTGATATTAAAAAGGGATTGAATAAATTCTATATCGGAGAAACGGAAGAAAATACGTTAGCAGAAGTAATATTAAGTGATACTAGTAAGGATATAATAAAAATTGAGCATACTTTTGTAGGTGAAAAGTTGAAGGGCAAAGGAGCAGGCAAACTTTTAATAAGAAAAGTTGTAGATTTTGCGATAGAAGAAAATAAGAAGATAATACCAGTATGTGTTTTTGCAGAAAAGGAATTTGATAAAAATAAAGAGTATGAGAGTGTTTTATACAAAAACGATTAA
- a CDS encoding NADH peroxidase, with the protein MKKFVCTVCGYIHEGETAPEKCPVCGVGSEKFIEQSGDLAFADEHVIGVAKGVEKEVIDGLQANFIGECTEVGMYLAMSRQADREGYPEVAEAYKRIAFEEAEHAARFAELLGEVVVADTKANLQARVDAEHGACQGKKDLATLAKKLNLDAIHDTVHEMCKDEARHGKAFKGLLDRYFE; encoded by the coding sequence ATGAAAAAATTTGTTTGTACAGTGTGTGGTTATATTCATGAAGGAGAAACAGCACCAGAAAAATGTCCAGTATGTGGTGTAGGATCAGAAAAGTTCATAGAGCAAAGTGGGGACTTAGCTTTTGCTGATGAACATGTAATTGGAGTTGCTAAAGGTGTTGAGAAAGAAGTGATTGATGGATTACAGGCGAACTTTATTGGAGAATGCACAGAAGTTGGAATGTATTTAGCTATGTCAAGACAAGCTGATAGAGAAGGGTATCCAGAAGTTGCAGAAGCATATAAGAGAATAGCATTTGAAGAAGCAGAACATGCTGCTAGATTTGCTGAATTACTTGGTGAAGTAGTAGTAGCAGATACAAAAGCTAACTTACAAGCTAGAGTTGACGCAGAACATGGTGCATGTCAAGGTAAGAAGGATTTAGCAACACTTGCTAAGAAATTAAACTTAGATGCAATACATGATACAGTTCATGAAATGTGCAAGGATGAAGCTAGACATGGAAAAGCATTTAAAGGATTGTTAGATAGATATTTTGAATAG
- a CDS encoding sensor histidine kinase, whose product MKRRIIVYFMIISLLTLSLVMIGFGIGIRQYYYQGIANTFQSQAEAIPSVLARETDFTNKSLAEFSDEIIKNYQINGSELQLLKRNGELIQSSTGFYEDRTYSIDSDVLDLKTTYKIEKNSYSGQKIMAVYTPLVFDGQVLGILRYTTSLTQVNALIINLLIYGIIICIFIAVIVFFVSLRLGNIIVEPLNDIINFTKKIADGKYKEKIKDTYPNELGEIAKTLNYMGDEILKTDRLKNDFISSISHELRTPLTGIKGWIETMRDQDELSDEEFKFGLGIINDESDRLISLVENLLDFSRYQSDRIKLILSDVKMDKIIREVMFQLQKKAEKKEIKLVVETHPAIIIADGDRLRQVILNVLDNAIKFSYKNSKIYVIQSVSKECILIKISDTGIGIKKQDINHVMESFYKIDPKSIGAGLGLVISNNIIGMHNGILKIDSEYGKGTTVTISLPLAKV is encoded by the coding sequence ATGAAGCGAAGGATTATTGTTTACTTTATGATCATTAGTTTACTTACCTTAAGTCTTGTAATGATAGGTTTTGGAATTGGAATAAGACAATATTATTATCAGGGAATTGCTAATACATTTCAGAGTCAAGCAGAGGCGATTCCTTCTGTGTTAGCAAGAGAAACTGATTTTACTAATAAAAGCTTGGCGGAATTCAGTGATGAAATTATTAAAAATTATCAGATTAATGGATCTGAACTACAACTATTAAAAAGAAATGGTGAATTAATCCAATCATCTACAGGTTTTTATGAAGATAGAACGTATTCTATAGATTCTGATGTACTAGATTTGAAAACTACATATAAAATTGAGAAAAATTCATATTCAGGTCAGAAAATTATGGCAGTATATACGCCTCTTGTTTTTGACGGGCAAGTATTAGGAATTTTGCGGTATACAACATCATTAACACAAGTAAATGCTTTAATTATTAATCTATTAATTTATGGAATTATTATCTGCATTTTTATTGCTGTTATTGTGTTTTTTGTAAGTTTGCGTTTAGGGAATATAATTGTAGAACCGTTAAATGATATTATCAATTTTACAAAGAAAATAGCAGATGGAAAATACAAGGAAAAGATTAAGGATACTTATCCAAATGAACTTGGAGAAATAGCAAAAACGCTTAACTATATGGGCGATGAAATATTAAAAACTGATCGTTTAAAGAATGATTTTATATCATCAATTTCTCATGAGCTTAGGACACCTTTGACAGGAATTAAGGGATGGATTGAAACTATGCGAGATCAAGACGAATTATCGGATGAGGAATTTAAATTTGGTTTGGGAATTATTAATGATGAATCAGATCGGCTTATTAGCTTGGTGGAGAATCTTTTAGATTTTTCAAGATACCAGTCAGATAGAATTAAACTAATATTATCTGATGTCAAGATGGACAAAATTATTCGTGAAGTGATGTTCCAGCTTCAAAAGAAAGCAGAAAAAAAGGAAATTAAATTAGTGGTTGAAACGCACCCAGCAATTATTATAGCAGATGGTGATAGATTGAGGCAAGTCATACTAAATGTATTAGATAACGCAATTAAGTTCTCATATAAAAATAGTAAAATCTACGTAATTCAATCAGTTAGCAAAGAGTGTATTTTAATTAAAATTAGCGATACAGGTATTGGAATTAAAAAACAGGATATAAATCATGTTATGGAATCATTCTATAAAATCGATCCTAAATCCATTGGCGCAGGGCTTGGATTAGTCATTTCTAATAATATTATAGGTATGCATAATGGCATTCTTAAAATTGATAGTGAATATGGGAAGGGAACAACAGTGACAATTTCACTTCCGCTAGCAAAAGTTTAA
- a CDS encoding DUF523 domain-containing protein, translating into MEKVLKKKLKVGISECCFGAKVRYNGKGFDYVKNFGRENEQFVFYPMCPECLAGLGVPRTPISIKGGSGQDVLEGKAKIKNKTGEDVTEKLIKACNFCLELLNSEDIYIYMYKEGSPSCGVYRTTLKDKRLGNPPGVLGAMLLKEGFFLVCADDLESPIKRWDIRRRLNAFVWAREVEIENKNQLYNVWHALKFLCQELDEKAARSLGNKLSNLNDTQKEDIEKYRQLILDIIRKPSNLSRIKAWLWKNYSYYRKYKGIELDIVKEPTDLRSNTILAEELIKLENKLYNEGYSFGSSPILYRGKR; encoded by the coding sequence ATGGAGAAAGTACTGAAGAAAAAATTAAAAGTAGGTATAAGTGAATGCTGCTTTGGAGCAAAAGTAAGATATAATGGTAAAGGATTTGATTATGTAAAAAATTTTGGTAGGGAAAATGAGCAATTTGTATTTTATCCTATGTGCCCTGAATGTCTTGCTGGATTAGGGGTACCTAGAACACCTATAAGTATAAAGGGTGGTAGTGGACAAGATGTTTTAGAAGGCAAGGCAAAGATTAAAAATAAAACTGGTGAAGATGTTACAGAAAAGCTTATAAAAGCATGTAACTTTTGTTTAGAATTATTGAATAGTGAGGATATATATATTTATATGTACAAGGAGGGTAGTCCAAGTTGCGGAGTATATAGGACTACTCTTAAGGACAAAAGACTTGGAAACCCACCTGGAGTATTAGGGGCGATGTTGCTTAAAGAAGGATTCTTTTTAGTATGTGCAGATGATTTAGAAAGCCCAATAAAAAGGTGGGATATAAGAAGAAGATTAAACGCTTTTGTTTGGGCAAGAGAAGTAGAAATAGAGAATAAAAATCAACTTTATAATGTATGGCATGCTCTAAAATTTTTATGTCAAGAATTAGATGAGAAGGCGGCTAGAAGTTTAGGAAATAAGTTATCAAATTTAAACGATACTCAAAAAGAAGATATTGAAAAATACAGACAACTGATCCTTGATATTATTAGAAAGCCATCAAATTTAAGTAGAATAAAGGCATGGTTATGGAAAAATTATAGCTACTACAGAAAATATAAAGGTATAGAACTTGATATAGTGAAAGAGCCAACAGATCTAAGATCAAATACAATTTTGGCTGAAGAACTAATTAAGCTAGAAAACAAACTATATAATGAAGGGTATTCCTTTGGATCTAGTCCAATTCTTTATAGAGGAAAAAGATAA
- a CDS encoding ribonuclease H family protein gives MKMMLFTLEIIDEENNNYKIKVSNGTEDSLVEFNPLKKELHFIDNNNLSDFFKGQEYQFRKMLHNKRPDTYYVGFNVKVVIREDKDVAAFNDRSKILVLDKRNSNYDSYAIEESKAEERIYKIYTDASYFEKKNHGGFAFIIEDLKGNYNLYTEKVKDIGSSQAELEAAIKALELLKDVEKIRIITDSQYVRKGLTEWLPIWKLNDFKTINGEPAKNIEKWLAFDKACNGKYIEFQWVKAHSNHFENSLCDMYAKDIANKNSTSY, from the coding sequence ATGAAAATGATGCTTTTTACACTAGAAATAATAGATGAAGAAAATAATAACTATAAAATTAAAGTCAGTAATGGTACTGAGGACTCCTTAGTAGAATTCAATCCTTTAAAAAAAGAACTACATTTTATAGATAATAACAACTTAAGTGATTTTTTTAAAGGTCAGGAATACCAATTTAGGAAAATGCTCCATAATAAGCGTCCAGATACATATTATGTAGGGTTTAATGTAAAAGTAGTTATAAGAGAAGATAAAGATGTAGCTGCTTTTAATGATAGGAGTAAAATATTAGTCTTAGATAAACGAAACAGTAATTATGATAGTTATGCAATAGAAGAAAGTAAGGCTGAGGAAAGAATCTATAAGATCTATACAGATGCTAGTTATTTTGAGAAGAAAAATCATGGTGGATTTGCTTTTATAATAGAAGATTTGAAAGGAAATTATAATTTATATACAGAAAAAGTGAAAGACATAGGAAGCAGCCAAGCTGAACTCGAAGCAGCTATAAAAGCCCTTGAATTATTAAAAGATGTTGAAAAGATAAGAATAATAACTGATAGCCAGTATGTAAGAAAAGGACTCACAGAATGGTTACCTATATGGAAGTTGAATGACTTTAAAACTATTAATGGAGAACCAGCTAAGAATATAGAAAAATGGCTTGCTTTTGATAAGGCTTGTAATGGAAAATATATTGAATTTCAGTGGGTAAAGGCACATTCTAACCATTTTGAAAATTCCCTCTGTGACATGTATGCCAAGGATATAGCTAATAAAAATTCAACCAGCTATTAA
- a CDS encoding EAL domain-containing protein: MLLFLCCVFYLFLGIYGYRIDKKSKTNQIFLYICICFVLWSGGYAMMLTSDNINVAFFWRNSSVLGYCFFNGLWLYFAYLLNNTDDFEYISIIKFLAYVPTTILFIGNVIVEPYSAMNKEYYGWIDVAPELFPQILYIIWAIVIDIAGVIVLYLRGKYSKINRVKKQTKIILITCTMSIIIGIITDFILPLLGVTIFPSAVLTGVIALGGIYYAINRHRMMLTTPKYISEYIFNSVNEPIFILSENFIIQNCNNASLSVTNYKIEEVEGKIFSELLSNVDFDLSAIIKNAYAKNIEVNLETKYGNNITCELSGTVIYDEYRDILGILILLHDISERKKILEMEKSCNLKLEEANIMLKNQIQDKIRAEEKIRHFVYYDPLTELPNRKMMLEKLNLLIEIENNGFAMLFIDLDGFKSINDNYGHQLGDKVLKNVADTLKGIISDNDIISRIGGDEFVIIATNIKSTTYVKEIAESIQKALKTPFIYNGEALSVGASIGISIFPEHGKDTDTLIRKADIAMYEVKKNGGYNYALYSSKINDEFLDKIDIKEKLNKAMKNNEFIIYYQPIISLRSMKVLYSEALIRWKQGDKIISPAEFIPIAKSVGEIIPIDNWVLENACKQCEIWHELGGNEFSISVNVSYSQLKQSEFVSMVQSILNHYSLPARCLNMEITEDEAMEDFGTITGILEELRKIGIRVSLDDFGTGYSSLSYVNRLPIDMIKIDKSLIANLEKDYKSVMIVRSIINLGHSLSLKIIAEGIETQEQFRILNELNCDYIQGYLIGKPMEALEFEHRFIKKETEIMKS; encoded by the coding sequence ATATTATTATTTTTATGTTGCGTTTTTTATTTATTTTTAGGAATATACGGCTATAGGATAGATAAGAAATCCAAGACAAATCAGATATTTTTATATATTTGTATTTGCTTTGTACTTTGGTCAGGTGGATATGCAATGATGTTGACATCCGACAACATCAATGTAGCATTTTTTTGGAGAAATTCTTCGGTTCTAGGGTATTGTTTTTTTAATGGACTTTGGCTATACTTTGCATATTTGCTCAATAATACAGATGATTTTGAATATATTTCAATAATAAAATTTTTAGCATATGTTCCAACTACTATATTATTTATTGGAAATGTTATAGTAGAACCATATTCAGCAATGAATAAAGAATATTATGGTTGGATTGATGTGGCTCCAGAGTTGTTCCCTCAAATTTTATATATAATATGGGCGATAGTAATAGATATTGCAGGTGTTATAGTGCTGTATCTGAGAGGTAAATATTCTAAGATAAATAGAGTAAAAAAGCAAACTAAAATTATTTTGATAACTTGTACAATGAGTATCATTATAGGCATAATTACAGATTTTATTTTGCCTTTACTCGGAGTAACTATTTTTCCATCAGCAGTATTAACAGGAGTTATAGCTTTAGGAGGGATCTACTATGCAATAAACAGGCACAGAATGATGTTGACTACTCCAAAATATATATCAGAATATATTTTTAACAGTGTAAACGAGCCAATATTTATTTTAAGTGAGAACTTTATTATTCAAAATTGTAATAATGCATCATTAAGTGTAACTAATTATAAAATTGAAGAAGTCGAAGGAAAAATATTTAGTGAATTACTTAGTAATGTTGATTTTGACTTAAGTGCCATAATTAAAAATGCTTATGCAAAAAATATAGAAGTTAACTTGGAAACGAAATATGGAAATAACATTACCTGTGAATTATCCGGCACAGTTATATATGATGAATATAGAGATATATTAGGTATATTGATATTACTACACGATATTTCGGAAAGAAAAAAAATATTAGAAATGGAAAAGAGCTGCAATTTAAAACTAGAAGAAGCCAATATTATGCTTAAAAATCAAATTCAAGATAAAATAAGGGCTGAGGAGAAAATTCGTCATTTTGTATATTATGATCCTCTTACAGAACTTCCTAACAGAAAAATGATGTTAGAAAAGCTTAATTTGCTTATAGAAATTGAAAATAATGGTTTCGCGATGCTTTTCATAGATTTAGATGGATTTAAAAGTATAAATGATAATTATGGGCATCAACTTGGTGACAAAGTTCTCAAAAATGTTGCAGACACATTAAAAGGTATAATAAGTGATAATGATATAATCAGCAGAATTGGTGGAGATGAATTTGTAATTATAGCAACTAATATAAAATCCACTACTTATGTTAAAGAAATTGCTGAAAGTATTCAAAAAGCATTGAAAACTCCTTTTATTTATAATGGGGAGGCTTTAAGTGTCGGAGCCAGTATTGGCATAAGTATATTTCCTGAACATGGCAAGGATACAGATACTTTAATTAGAAAAGCAGACATAGCCATGTATGAAGTTAAGAAAAATGGTGGTTATAATTATGCTTTATATTCATCAAAAATAAATGATGAATTTCTTGATAAAATCGATATCAAAGAGAAATTAAATAAAGCCATGAAAAACAATGAATTTATAATTTACTATCAACCAATTATAAGTTTAAGGTCAATGAAAGTTCTATATTCAGAAGCTCTTATCAGATGGAAGCAAGGTGATAAAATTATTTCTCCTGCAGAGTTTATTCCAATTGCAAAAAGTGTAGGTGAAATAATACCAATTGATAATTGGGTATTAGAAAATGCCTGTAAGCAATGTGAAATATGGCATGAGCTTGGAGGCAATGAATTTAGTATTTCAGTTAATGTTTCTTATTCACAATTAAAGCAATCTGAGTTCGTATCAATGGTTCAAAGTATATTGAATCATTACTCGCTTCCAGCAAGGTGCTTAAATATGGAAATTACTGAAGATGAGGCTATGGAGGACTTTGGTACAATTACAGGAATACTAGAAGAATTAAGAAAAATAGGAATTAGAGTATCTTTAGATGATTTTGGTACAGGCTATTCATCTCTTAGTTATGTCAATAGATTACCTATTGATATGATAAAAATTGATAAGTCCCTTATAGCTAATTTAGAGAAAGACTATAAAAGCGTAATGATTGTTAGATCAATAATAAATTTAGGGCACAGCTTGAGTCTTAAGATTATTGCAGAAGGAATTGAAACACAGGAACAATTTAGAATTTTAAATGAACTTAATTGTGATTATATTCAAGGCTACTTAATAGGAAAACCAATGGAAGCATTAGAGTTTGAGCATAGATTTATTAAAAAAGAAACTGAAATTATGAAATCATAA